In Methanomassiliicoccus sp., one DNA window encodes the following:
- the rfbG gene encoding CDP-glucose 4,6-dehydratase, with protein sequence MVDDSPLAIFDGRTVLVTGHTGFKGTWLSLWLKMLGARVVGLSLAPPQGEPSMFESVRLEGKITNIIGDICDREMVREIIHEHRPSIVIHMAAQTLVNRSYREPRETFDTNVLGTINILEAIRMEGGVKACTVVTSDKCYSNDGRDRAYVEEDCLGGKDPYSASKAAAEIVTASYRWSYFSTPDNAMALSTARAGNVIGGGDWAEDRIVPDIVRGLLTGKSIPVRNPASVRPWQHVLEPLNGYLMLTAKMFLENETFSGPWNFGPDHRNCTVQDLVERFIKSWGEGSWVYSGKASDRQKEARTLRLDSTKAKRGLGWRPQLLLDQAVDLTVDWYKADTSESYDMGEFSEQQIREYSSMSTTESRE encoded by the coding sequence ATGGTAGACGATAGCCCACTGGCCATTTTCGATGGCAGGACCGTTCTGGTCACCGGGCATACTGGATTCAAAGGCACCTGGTTGTCCCTTTGGCTGAAGATGCTGGGGGCAAGGGTTGTGGGTCTATCCCTCGCTCCCCCCCAGGGAGAACCATCTATGTTCGAGAGCGTCCGTCTGGAGGGTAAGATAACCAACATAATAGGGGACATCTGCGATCGAGAGATGGTCCGAGAGATCATTCACGAGCACCGCCCTTCAATCGTGATCCACATGGCAGCACAGACCCTGGTGAACCGTTCGTACAGGGAGCCGAGGGAGACGTTCGACACCAATGTGCTGGGCACGATCAATATTCTTGAAGCCATCCGTATGGAGGGTGGCGTTAAGGCCTGCACCGTGGTCACCAGCGACAAATGCTATAGCAACGACGGTCGGGACCGGGCTTACGTTGAAGAGGACTGCCTCGGGGGCAAGGACCCGTACAGCGCCAGCAAGGCAGCGGCGGAGATAGTGACCGCATCTTACCGCTGGTCGTATTTCTCTACTCCGGATAACGCCATGGCCTTGTCCACGGCAAGGGCAGGAAACGTCATCGGAGGAGGGGATTGGGCAGAGGACCGCATCGTGCCCGACATTGTTCGAGGCCTCCTCACTGGGAAGTCCATTCCTGTCCGCAATCCCGCCTCTGTCAGGCCCTGGCAGCATGTGCTGGAGCCTCTGAACGGATACCTCATGTTGACGGCCAAGATGTTTCTGGAGAACGAGACCTTCTCAGGCCCCTGGAACTTTGGACCGGACCACCGCAACTGCACCGTCCAGGACCTCGTGGAGAGGTTCATCAAATCATGGGGTGAAGGTTCCTGGGTTTATTCTGGCAAGGCCTCGGACAGGCAGAAGGAAGCGCGAACGCTCCGATTGGACAGCACCAAGGCCAAGAGAGGTCTGGGCTGGCGGCCCCAACTGCTCCTCGATCAGGCGGTTGACCTGACCGTGGATTGGTACAAGGCCGACACATCAGAAAGCTACGACATGGGCGAGTTCTCGGAGCAGCAGATCAGAGAATATTCCTCCATGTCCACCACTGAGAGCAGGGAGTAG